A stretch of DNA from Micromonospora sp. WMMD1155:
GGACCCGTCGTCGAGGACCACGACACGCAGCCCGGGTACGCCGCGCTGGGCGAGCAGGGAGCGCAGGCAGGGGGTGACCCGGGCGGCCTCGTCGCGCAGCGGCAGCAGCACGGTCACCGACTCGTCGACGGCGGTGGGCCGGTCGGAGGGCCGGCGCAGCCAGCGGGCGGCGTTGAGCCAGGTGTGCCCGGTCAACGCGGCGACCGCGACGAGCAGGGCGAGCAGGACGGTCATCGGGTCGCGTCGACGCCGGGCCGGTGCGGCTGCTGGTCCTCCTGGGGGGTCTCCCGAGCCCGGCGGGCGCGCAGCAGTGTCACCGCCAGCGGTATCGCGGTCACCGACATGCCGGCGGCGCCCCAGAGGGCCGAGGCGGGCAGGTCGAGGAAGACGGCGTGGGCCAGGATGCTGGAGAAGTACGTCCACAGGTAGAGCGCGGCCATCGGGTGGTCCCGCCGGTCGGTGCGCTCGGCGGTCGGCCCGGCCAGCGGGCGGAGCGCGCTCATCATCAGCACCGCGAAGAGCAGCCAGCCCAGGTAGTTGCTGACCGGGATGCCGGGCAGACCGGGCAACGCCGGGGTGGCGTCGCGCCAGACCCAGTAGCCCTCGGCCACCATCTGCGGATCGAGGAAGAGGTCCCAGGCGGCCAGCCCGACGGTGGCCAGCGCGATCCGTCCCACCCATCGACCGACCGTCGACCCGCCACTGCCGGTTGCCGCCGTGCCGCCGCTTGCCGCCGTGTCGCCGCTTGCCGCCGTGTCGCCGCTTGCCGCCGTGTCGGCGGTTGCCGCCGTGTCGGCGGTTGCCGCCGTGTCGGCGGTTGCCGCCGTGTCGGCGGTTGCCGCCGTGTCGGCGGTTGTCGCCGTGTCGGCGGTTGTCGCCGTGTCGGCGGTTGTCGCCGTGTCGGCGGTTGTCGACGTGCCGCCGCCGGTGAGGCGGACCGCGGCCAGCCAGGCCGGCCAGGCCATCCAGGTCCAGGCCAGCGGAATGATCAGCGGCACCCCGGCCAGTTTGGGGCCCAGCTCGCCGGAGTAGTCGTAGCTGCCGAACGGCACACCGGTGGCCACCCCGATCGCCTCGATCGCGAACCCGCCGCCGGTGGCCACCGCGACCAGCGTCGCCGCGACCCGCGGGCCCCGGCTGAGCAGCGCGTGGCCGACCGAGAGCAGCCAACCGAGCACGACGGTGGCCACGGTGAGCCCGGCCCTGGTGGCGCCGGTGGTGAGCGGGTAGCAGATCTGGGCGAGCACCAGGACGGCGAGCAGCGCCCAGGAGATCCGCCGGGTCATGACGCCGGTGGTTCGAGGGGCAGATCCCGACCGAGGACGCCGAACGGCCGCTCGTCGCCGGGGAAGTGGAAGTTGCGCAGCACGTCGACGAAACCGAA
This window harbors:
- a CDS encoding carotenoid biosynthesis protein produces the protein MTRRISWALLAVLVLAQICYPLTTGATRAGLTVATVVLGWLLSVGHALLSRGPRVAATLVAVATGGGFAIEAIGVATGVPFGSYDYSGELGPKLAGVPLIIPLAWTWMAWPAWLAAVRLTGGGTSTTADTATTADTATTADTATTADTAATADTAATADTAATADTAATADTAASGDTAASGDTAASGGTAATGSGGSTVGRWVGRIALATVGLAAWDLFLDPQMVAEGYWVWRDATPALPGLPGIPVSNYLGWLLFAVLMMSALRPLAGPTAERTDRRDHPMAALYLWTYFSSILAHAVFLDLPASALWGAAGMSVTAIPLAVTLLRARRARETPQEDQQPHRPGVDATR